The genomic interval GCCGATCCGCCTTCATGCGCGCCGTTCCCTGTGGCCGCGCGGACTCACGCCGGCGTCACCGCCTGTGGCGCTCATTTGCATACTGACTCACGCCGGCTAAAGTGGGGGTGTGGCGGATGACCGTCGACAGCGGCTCGGGCAACTCTGCGCAAGGCATGGGGTCACGGTGCTCTACGCCTACGGCAGCCGGGCACCTCAGGCGCTGCGCTGGTTGCATCGGGACGGCGCGCTGGCGGCGGGGGCGAGCGACCTCGACCTTGCGGTCTCCGGCGGAATCGGCCGGCGCTTCTCGCTCGCCGAGAAAGTCGCCATCGCATCCGCGCTCTCCGAGCTGTTCGAATTCGAGGCGGTCGACTTGGCGGACATGGCGGAGGTGG from Spirochaetaceae bacterium carries:
- a CDS encoding nucleotidyltransferase domain-containing protein; amino-acid sequence: MADDRRQRLGQLCARHGVTVLYAYGSRAPQALRWLHRDGALAAGASDLDLAVSGGIGRRFSLAEKVAIASALSELFEFEAVDLADMAEVDPFVAANIVRGERLYCSDRLYADELDLYVLRRAGDLAPFERERLARIESAILAGGDHES